The Brasilonema sennae CENA114 genome includes a region encoding these proteins:
- the bioU gene encoding (S)-8-amino-7-oxononanoate synthase BioU, with amino-acid sequence MNAEQVTGSTHLPKAMRVGVLGFGGLGQAAAKVLAPKREMLLVAAADKQGYAYAADGLNAQECIATYQSQGSVGYLEPIGTLTNQSVEDLIEKSYPVDGYFLALPNLPNDFIASVARQFIKSGWRGVLVDAIKRTSAVEQLLGMKEELQAAGITYMTGCGATPGLLTAAAALAAQSYAEIHRVEITFGVGIANWEAYRATIREDIAHMPGYSVETARAMTDEEVEVLLDKTNGVLTLENMEHADDVMLELAGIVGRDRVTVGGIVDTRNPKKPISTNVKITGRTFEGKISTHTFTLGDETSMAANVCGPAFGYLKAGVGLHQRGIYGLFTAAEIMPQFVR; translated from the coding sequence ATGAATGCAGAGCAAGTGACAGGTTCTACTCATCTCCCGAAAGCGATGCGCGTAGGAGTACTGGGGTTTGGCGGACTGGGACAAGCAGCTGCCAAAGTACTCGCCCCAAAACGTGAAATGCTTTTAGTAGCAGCGGCAGATAAACAAGGCTACGCCTACGCCGCTGATGGTTTAAACGCTCAAGAATGCATTGCAACTTATCAATCTCAAGGTTCGGTAGGTTATCTAGAACCCATTGGAACTTTAACAAATCAAAGTGTTGAGGATTTAATAGAAAAATCTTATCCTGTAGACGGGTATTTTCTGGCGTTACCCAATCTCCCCAATGATTTCATTGCCTCTGTCGCTCGCCAGTTTATCAAATCTGGATGGCGCGGGGTACTGGTGGATGCGATTAAACGCACCAGTGCTGTGGAACAACTGCTGGGAATGAAAGAAGAACTGCAAGCAGCAGGAATCACCTACATGACAGGATGTGGTGCGACACCAGGACTGTTAACAGCAGCCGCAGCTTTAGCCGCCCAAAGCTACGCCGAAATTCATCGAGTGGAAATTACTTTTGGGGTAGGAATCGCGAACTGGGAGGCTTACCGCGCCACCATCCGCGAAGATATTGCCCATATGCCGGGTTATAGTGTGGAAACTGCTAGGGCAATGACAGATGAGGAAGTAGAAGTACTTCTAGATAAAACCAATGGTGTGCTGACTTTAGAAAACATGGAACACGCTGATGATGTGATGTTAGAGTTAGCAGGAATTGTGGGGCGCGATCGCGTAACCGTTGGTGGCATAGTTGATACCCGCAATCCCAAAAAGCCCATTAGCACAAACGTTAAAATCACTGGTCGCACTTTTGAGGGTAAAATTTCCACCCACACCTTCACATTAGGGGATGAAACCAGTATGGCAGCCAACGTCTGTGGACCAGCGTTTGGTTATCTGAAAGCTGGCGTTGGATTACATCAGCGAGGTATCTATGGATTATTCACCGCTGCTGAAATTATGCCTCAGTTTGTGAGGTAG
- a CDS encoding DUF6174 domain-containing protein, with translation MLRILNMKSMPIRLPIVIGAGLVMSLSLHTPVISKSPIVVAQSSARSQNDSQQLKTNQRLWNRQNISNYRYTFSRSCFCTAEARGPVIIEVRNGRTTSVTSVATGQPVNPEFFQKYDTVPRLFDVIRDAIAKKADSLDVKYNSTLGYPTQINIDYKSQIADEEEYLTIENLQQTY, from the coding sequence ATGCTTAGAATCTTGAATATGAAATCAATGCCTATACGCTTGCCGATTGTTATTGGTGCAGGATTAGTGATGTCTCTAAGTTTGCACACACCAGTAATATCGAAATCCCCTATAGTCGTAGCACAATCATCAGCCAGAAGTCAAAATGATTCACAGCAATTAAAAACTAATCAGCGTTTGTGGAATCGGCAAAATATTTCGAACTATCGGTATACATTTAGCCGGAGTTGCTTCTGCACAGCCGAAGCAAGAGGACCAGTGATCATTGAAGTGCGTAACGGCAGAACAACTTCTGTGACTTCTGTTGCCACTGGTCAACCAGTTAATCCAGAATTCTTCCAAAAATATGATACAGTTCCCAGGCTTTTTGATGTCATCAGGGATGCGATCGCCAAGAAAGCAGATAGCTTGGATGTCAAGTATAATTCTACACTCGGCTACCCAACTCAAATTAACATTGATTACAAGAGTCAAATAGCTGATGAAGAAGAATATCTGACAATTGAGAATCTACAACAGACTTACTAA
- a CDS encoding VanZ family protein: MNRRKIVSLLSNKLGIPGDVILITLSVIIVLIATLYPFNFHFPKSFSLPALVASFDNTSFFKDQVNNILLFAPFGFGLASLLQRRKMKPINQFIIVILLSAGLSSTVEALQVFLPSRTPTPADICNNTIGGLVGLICFCLWNLESFIYTLIRLENSRKKNSIKKLTVFFIGYILVSFLFSVLWQNTTNLSNWSLNYPLLIGNERTGDRPWQGQVSDVYIADKAISKHEVSELFSQKNYSEIFGKSLLASYSLSGTETYQDRTGQLPELLSQGQSPDVKDEKGVVLSSNHWLKTTEPVSLLSKSIRETSQFTIITTVATADTAQVGPARIISLSGDSLHRNFTLGQQGTDLDLRIRTPMTGANGADTKLTIPNVFADTNSHHIIITYSGATVQVYIDKSNSYSLNLLEWFPKEQKLFYYALTFIPLGLCLALLTTLAKRKLTFNRLLLPSGILLPSVILESILVTDGGKSLSLKGLLLGILLTAGTTLILRWRASMVLKTVNS; this comes from the coding sequence ATGAACAGACGCAAAATTGTTAGCCTCCTTTCTAATAAATTGGGTATTCCAGGAGATGTAATTCTGATAACTTTGAGCGTTATCATAGTGTTAATAGCTACACTTTACCCGTTTAATTTTCATTTTCCAAAAAGTTTTTCGCTACCAGCCCTTGTTGCCAGTTTTGATAACACCAGTTTTTTTAAAGACCAGGTAAACAATATTTTACTATTTGCGCCTTTCGGTTTCGGTTTGGCTAGTCTGTTACAGAGAAGGAAGATGAAGCCAATCAATCAATTTATAATAGTGATACTTCTGAGTGCTGGCTTATCATCAACAGTTGAAGCTCTGCAAGTGTTTCTCCCTTCTAGAACACCGACTCCTGCTGATATTTGTAACAATACTATAGGTGGATTAGTGGGTCTAATCTGCTTTTGTCTGTGGAATTTGGAAAGCTTTATCTACACCTTAATACGTTTAGAAAATAGTAGAAAGAAGAATTCTATTAAAAAACTTACTGTATTCTTTATTGGATACATACTTGTATCATTTCTTTTTTCTGTTCTCTGGCAGAATACAACTAATCTGAGTAATTGGTCTTTGAACTATCCACTCTTGATTGGCAATGAGAGAACAGGTGATAGACCTTGGCAGGGACAGGTTTCAGATGTTTATATTGCTGATAAAGCCATTTCTAAGCATGAAGTATCAGAACTTTTTAGTCAAAAGAATTACAGTGAAATTTTTGGTAAGTCTTTGCTAGCTTCCTATTCATTGAGTGGAACAGAAACTTATCAGGATCGTACTGGTCAACTCCCCGAACTATTATCCCAAGGTCAGTCACCAGATGTCAAAGATGAAAAAGGTGTTGTTTTAAGTTCCAACCATTGGCTGAAAACAACAGAACCTGTAAGTTTATTGAGTAAAAGCATACGTGAAACTTCTCAATTTACAATAATTACTACCGTTGCTACTGCTGATACCGCTCAGGTTGGACCTGCACGCATCATCTCACTTTCAGGTGATTCTCTTCATCGCAATTTTACACTAGGACAGCAGGGAACTGACTTAGACTTGCGAATACGAACACCAATGACTGGAGCAAACGGGGCTGATACAAAATTAACGATTCCTAATGTTTTTGCAGATACTAATTCTCATCATATAATCATCACTTATTCTGGAGCGACTGTTCAAGTTTATATAGATAAATCAAATTCTTATTCTTTGAATCTCTTGGAATGGTTTCCGAAAGAGCAGAAATTATTTTATTATGCACTAACTTTTATCCCTTTAGGGCTTTGCTTAGCGCTCTTAACGACTTTAGCGAAAAGAAAGTTAACTTTTAATAGGTTATTGCTTCCGAGTGGGATATTATTACCCTCTGTGATACTGGAAAGTATTTTGGTAACTGACGGCGGTAAAAGTCTCAGCCTAAAAGGTCTGTTGCTTGGTATATTATTAACAGCCGGGACAACACTGATATTAAGATGGCGAGCTTCGATGGTGCTTAAAACAGTGAACAGTTAA
- a CDS encoding C45 family autoproteolytic acyltransferase/hydolase codes for MSPHPDISQNSIVELLTAQGLKIVPPNLIEEHPTAKLPLVRLTGSPEEIGAEHGTKLSHRIEKAFELYRAKLFAQWTDASLKATSLAFFERIQEFSQEYAVELEAIASHAGRQLWEVVMLMSRTEILRSSAPNECTSIYFKQSRILGQNWDWVEEFENLAVIFDVTRQDGFRFVALGEPGFVKIGFNTAGIGVCLNILKCRASTGGIPVHILLRKVLDSTSLNQAYHAIIAAERATMSNILIADDLGRYVNLELAGNELFTLNENEVEVNNVVVHTNGFLTSKREKIDFPEETESSAARIVRAKSLTSTQSGRYEADMLKILLDQEGNLPICRQSERNIFDGLTYGTVSTVVMNLRERKLIFSQGNPRNGMFSCVSI; via the coding sequence GTGTCACCTCACCCTGATATAAGTCAAAATTCAATTGTTGAATTACTTACCGCTCAAGGCTTAAAGATTGTTCCCCCAAATCTTATTGAAGAACATCCAACAGCAAAATTACCCTTAGTTCGTTTAACAGGTTCTCCAGAAGAGATCGGAGCAGAACATGGTACTAAGCTTAGTCACCGCATTGAAAAAGCTTTTGAACTTTACAGAGCAAAACTTTTTGCCCAATGGACTGATGCTTCGCTCAAGGCGACTTCGTTAGCATTTTTTGAGCGGATTCAAGAATTTTCACAGGAGTATGCTGTTGAACTAGAGGCGATAGCATCTCACGCAGGGCGACAACTTTGGGAAGTCGTCATGCTCATGTCCCGAACCGAAATACTTCGCTCTAGTGCACCTAATGAATGTACCTCTATCTACTTCAAACAGAGTCGTATTCTCGGGCAAAATTGGGATTGGGTAGAAGAGTTTGAAAACTTAGCTGTCATTTTTGATGTAACACGACAGGATGGTTTCCGCTTTGTTGCTTTAGGAGAGCCAGGTTTTGTCAAAATCGGCTTCAATACTGCGGGTATTGGAGTTTGTCTCAACATTCTTAAATGTCGAGCAAGTACAGGAGGAATTCCTGTACATATACTTTTGCGAAAAGTTTTAGATTCTACCTCACTCAATCAAGCGTATCATGCAATCATTGCTGCTGAGCGAGCAACGATGAGTAACATTCTGATCGCTGATGATTTAGGTAGGTATGTGAATCTTGAACTTGCTGGGAACGAATTATTTACTCTCAATGAAAACGAAGTTGAAGTGAATAATGTTGTTGTTCACACGAATGGATTTCTCACTTCAAAAAGAGAAAAGATTGACTTCCCAGAAGAAACTGAAAGTTCAGCTGCGCGAATTGTCCGAGCAAAGTCTCTTACGTCCACTCAATCGGGACGATATGAAGCTGATATGTTAAAAATTCTTCTTGATCAAGAAGGAAACTTACCAATATGTCGCCAGTCAGAGAGAAATATCTTTGATGGACTCACCTATGGAACTGTATCAACGGTTGTTATGAATTTGAGGGAAAGAAAACTGATTTTCTCACAAGGTAATCCTCGTAATGGAATGTTTTCTTGTGTCTCTATTTAG
- a CDS encoding TetR/AcrR family transcriptional regulator produces MARQTKAAKSLNTKQVRDAEATQAVILAAAQEEFAQHGFTAARTEAIAAKTGVAKSMIYYYFKDKEGLYQAVLERSHSDLVQTSLQLDLDHLSPEAALETFLTALLDCVSRNPKLPMIMFHEAVQNQGQYYKRSSSLNIDKVLVEILERGVTTGAFRKLDPFQSAINIMGTCLFYFIGIGNIQHYPQGKRLLSKAMLGQHSQEAIALILAGVRKA; encoded by the coding sequence GTGGCACGTCAAACAAAAGCTGCAAAGTCTTTGAATACTAAACAAGTCCGAGATGCCGAGGCAACTCAAGCTGTGATTTTGGCAGCAGCCCAAGAGGAATTTGCTCAGCATGGTTTCACCGCCGCTAGGACAGAAGCAATTGCCGCTAAAACGGGTGTGGCAAAGTCAATGATTTATTACTATTTTAAGGACAAGGAAGGCTTGTATCAGGCGGTGTTGGAGCGATCGCACTCAGATCTTGTGCAAACAAGTCTTCAATTAGATTTAGATCATCTTTCTCCTGAAGCTGCCTTGGAGACATTTCTCACAGCATTGCTTGATTGTGTATCGCGCAATCCAAAGTTACCGATGATTATGTTTCACGAAGCAGTGCAAAACCAAGGGCAATATTACAAACGCAGTAGTTCTCTTAATATTGACAAAGTATTAGTCGAAATTTTAGAACGAGGAGTCACCACAGGTGCGTTTCGTAAACTCGATCCTTTCCAATCAGCCATTAACATTATGGGAACTTGCTTATTCTACTTTATTGGCATTGGAAATATTCAGCATTATCCTCAAGGCAAGAGGCTTTTGAGTAAAGCAATGTTAGGACAACATTCTCAAGAGGCGATCGCGTTGATTTTGGCTGGCGTGCGAAAAGCCTGA
- a CDS encoding FAD-dependent oxidoreductase, translating to MQTPKKIIIIGGGIGGAATALALHRVGFEPVIYERTKELREVGAGIALWANATHILKNLGLLEEALRLGYLTTNYQFNSQSGKELVNIPIDTFELPVIGIHRAELHQLFWRNVPHEKFVLGQTFLGFEQEREKVHAYFSSGLTVEGDALIGADGLRSRVRTALLGEQPPIYRNFKTWRGLTDYVPRGYRPGYIQEFLGRGKGFGFMMLGKGRMYWYGAATAPLAQPDAPIGRKKELETMFQDWFASVPELITTTDEANILTTNLYDRAPTQSWSKQNITLLGDAAHPMLPTMGQGACTALEDAFVVAKCLKEQANPTAAFQQYESLRFPRTKLIVEQSLRSGKMGELDHPFGVALRNTFMKFMGSTISNNFKSLHAYRA from the coding sequence ATGCAAACACCAAAGAAAATCATCATTATCGGCGGCGGAATTGGCGGTGCTGCGACTGCACTTGCTCTACATAGAGTTGGTTTTGAACCAGTTATCTATGAGCGAACAAAGGAGTTACGGGAGGTAGGGGCTGGTATTGCACTTTGGGCAAATGCGACACACATCCTGAAAAATTTAGGCTTGTTGGAGGAGGCGCTGCGCCTTGGCTATCTGACAACAAACTATCAATTCAATTCCCAAAGCGGCAAGGAGTTGGTTAATATACCCATTGATACCTTTGAGTTGCCTGTTATTGGCATCCATAGGGCTGAATTACATCAGCTATTTTGGCGTAATGTACCGCATGAAAAATTTGTTTTAGGACAAACTTTCCTTGGATTTGAGCAAGAAAGAGAGAAAGTTCACGCTTACTTCAGTTCTGGCTTAACAGTCGAAGGGGATGCTTTGATTGGGGCTGATGGTTTGCGATCGCGCGTACGAACCGCCCTCCTCGGTGAGCAACCACCCATCTATCGCAACTTTAAGACTTGGCGTGGTTTAACAGATTACGTTCCTAGAGGATATCGTCCCGGCTACATTCAGGAATTCTTGGGGCGTGGCAAAGGCTTCGGTTTCATGATGCTGGGCAAGGGACGGATGTATTGGTATGGAGCAGCAACTGCACCCTTAGCACAGCCGGATGCCCCAATTGGTCGTAAAAAAGAGCTTGAAACCATGTTTCAAGATTGGTTTGCGTCGGTTCCTGAGTTAATTACAACGACGGATGAAGCCAATATTCTGACAACAAATTTGTATGATCGTGCCCCGACTCAATCTTGGAGCAAGCAGAATATTACACTGTTAGGTGATGCTGCACATCCAATGCTACCAACTATGGGACAGGGAGCATGTACAGCATTAGAAGATGCTTTTGTAGTCGCTAAGTGTCTGAAAGAGCAAGCAAATCCGACAGCTGCTTTCCAACAGTATGAGTCCTTGCGGTTTCCTCGCACGAAGTTAATCGTTGAACAATCCTTGCGGTCAGGGAAAATGGGTGAATTAGATCATCCTTTTGGTGTGGCATTACGAAACACATTTATGAAGTTCATGGGTTCAACTATCAGCAACAACTTCAAGTCGCTTCATGCTTACAGAGCTTAA
- a CDS encoding type II toxin-antitoxin system VapC family toxin: MNYILDTNIISELISVQPNQKVIGWLKGVDAKRTFLSVITIGEIRKGIEKLPESLRKKNIQDWFENELLVQFEERILPLDLSVILLWGELVGELEKKGRKLPPLDSLIAATTKYYNYTLVTRNEKDFDGIEIVVFNPFEETRD, from the coding sequence ATGAACTATATTTTAGATACAAATATTATTTCTGAATTAATATCTGTCCAGCCAAACCAAAAGGTAATCGGGTGGCTTAAAGGTGTAGATGCAAAACGAACTTTTTTGAGTGTAATCACCATTGGTGAAATTAGAAAGGGAATTGAAAAACTACCTGAATCATTGCGAAAAAAGAATATTCAAGATTGGTTTGAGAATGAATTACTTGTGCAGTTCGAGGAGAGAATTTTACCCTTAGACTTATCCGTAATATTGTTATGGGGTGAGTTGGTAGGAGAGTTAGAGAAAAAGGGGCGAAAGTTACCTCCTTTAGATTCCCTTATTGCTGCTACAACAAAATATTATAACTATACTTTAGTGACTCGTAATGAAAAAGATTTTGATGGGATAGAGATTGTGGTTTTTAATCCTTTTGAAGAAACACGAGATTAA
- a CDS encoding type II toxin-antitoxin system RelE family toxin, protein MSYTIIISKSVQKQIDDLPNDVIERVVEKIQNLAEEPRPDGVVKLKGSDNEYRIRVGDYRVRYEIDDESQLVQLLQCKHRKDVYRK, encoded by the coding sequence ATGAGCTACACTATCATTATTTCAAAGTCGGTACAAAAGCAGATTGACGACTTGCCAAATGATGTTATAGAGCGTGTTGTTGAGAAAATCCAAAATCTTGCAGAGGAACCGCGTCCCGATGGAGTTGTCAAATTAAAAGGCTCTGATAACGAGTATCGTATCCGGGTTGGTGATTATAGAGTTCGTTATGAGATTGATGATGAAAGTCAACTCGTGCAACTTTTACAGTGCAAGCATCGGAAAGATGTTTATAGAAAATAA
- the sir gene encoding sulfite reductase, ferredoxin dependent, whose product MVKSAPPTTSRKPSKVEAIKERSNSLREPVATEILQDTTHFSEDAIQILKFHGSYQQDNRDNRVKGQEKDYQFMLRTRNPGGFVPPQLFLTLDKLADEYGSNTLRVTTRQGFQMHGILKKNLKAAFAAIIKNMGSTLGACGDVNRNVMAPPAPFKNKPEYQYAWEYADNIASLLTPQTGAYYEIWLDGEMAISAEENPEVKAAREKNGTGTIFHDKEEPLYGTYYMPRKFKACVTVPGDNSIDLYSQDLTLVVITNDKEELEGFDVFAGGGLGRTHNKEETFARIADPICYVDKNDVYDLVKAIVATQRDYGDRTDRRHARLKYLIHDWGVDKFRSQVEEYFGKSLAPFKKLPEFKYHDFLGWNEQGDGKLFLGISIDNGRIKDEGDFQLKTALREIVEKYNLPIRLTPHQNLVLYDIEPKNKQAIQKILSSHGVIFEPEKIDSLVRYAMACPALPTCGLAITESERAIPGILERIRALLDKTGLPNEHFVVRMTGCPNGCARPYMAELGFVGSAPESYQVWLGGSPNQTRLALPYMERLHDNDIETQLEPIFVYFKQQRQTEETFGDFCDRMGFDAIREFAANYESQTVASPEITDDGDGLVEAMADSTTAPITEESDRQEVAIANTTTATSKNRHRVTLQDEVYDRLKEISQRQGKAMTNLVNEALLDYLKNL is encoded by the coding sequence ATGGTTAAATCTGCTCCTCCGACCACAAGCCGTAAGCCCTCCAAAGTAGAAGCAATCAAGGAACGCAGCAATTCTTTGCGTGAACCTGTAGCAACCGAAATACTTCAAGATACAACTCACTTTAGTGAAGATGCTATACAAATACTAAAGTTTCATGGTTCCTACCAACAAGATAACCGTGATAATCGGGTCAAGGGACAGGAAAAAGACTACCAATTCATGCTGCGGACGAGAAATCCGGGTGGGTTTGTCCCGCCACAGCTGTTTCTGACTTTAGACAAGCTGGCAGATGAATATGGTAGCAACACCTTACGAGTAACCACTCGTCAAGGGTTTCAGATGCATGGGATTTTAAAGAAAAATCTTAAGGCAGCATTTGCAGCTATTATCAAAAACATGGGTTCAACGCTGGGCGCTTGCGGCGACGTGAACCGCAACGTTATGGCACCTCCAGCACCTTTCAAAAATAAGCCTGAGTATCAATATGCTTGGGAATATGCTGACAATATTGCCAGCTTGCTAACACCCCAAACAGGCGCTTACTACGAAATTTGGCTAGATGGGGAAATGGCAATTAGCGCTGAGGAAAACCCAGAGGTGAAGGCGGCGCGAGAGAAAAATGGTACTGGCACAATCTTTCACGACAAAGAAGAACCTCTTTACGGAACTTATTATATGCCGCGCAAGTTCAAAGCTTGTGTGACGGTTCCAGGAGATAATTCGATTGATTTGTATAGTCAAGACCTGACTTTGGTAGTCATAACCAATGACAAGGAAGAGTTAGAGGGATTTGACGTTTTTGCTGGCGGTGGTTTAGGACGAACACATAATAAAGAAGAAACCTTTGCCAGAATAGCAGATCCAATTTGTTATGTAGATAAGAATGACGTTTACGATCTCGTCAAAGCGATTGTTGCGACTCAAAGAGATTATGGCGATCGCACTGACCGCCGTCATGCCAGGTTAAAATATCTCATCCACGATTGGGGCGTTGATAAGTTCCGTTCCCAAGTTGAGGAATACTTTGGTAAGTCACTCGCACCCTTTAAAAAACTGCCAGAGTTTAAATATCATGACTTCCTCGGTTGGAATGAACAAGGCGACGGTAAGCTGTTCTTAGGTATTTCCATCGACAACGGTCGAATTAAGGATGAAGGCGACTTCCAACTCAAAACCGCTTTGCGGGAAATTGTTGAAAAGTATAACTTGCCCATCCGCCTAACACCCCACCAAAACCTCGTCCTCTACGATATCGAACCAAAGAACAAGCAAGCGATTCAAAAGATTCTTAGCAGTCACGGAGTGATTTTTGAACCAGAAAAAATTGACTCCCTTGTACGGTATGCTATGGCTTGTCCAGCTTTGCCCACTTGCGGTTTGGCTATCACTGAATCAGAACGGGCAATTCCAGGAATTTTAGAACGGATTCGTGCGCTTTTGGATAAAACAGGTTTACCAAACGAGCATTTTGTGGTAAGGATGACAGGTTGTCCCAACGGTTGTGCTCGTCCTTACATGGCGGAACTTGGCTTTGTGGGTAGCGCACCTGAATCTTACCAAGTTTGGCTGGGAGGTTCGCCAAATCAAACACGGCTGGCGTTACCTTACATGGAACGGCTGCACGATAATGATATAGAAACCCAGCTAGAACCGATTTTTGTTTACTTCAAACAGCAGCGCCAGACAGAAGAAACATTCGGTGATTTTTGCGATCGCATGGGTTTTGATGCTATCCGCGAGTTTGCTGCTAACTACGAATCTCAAACTGTTGCATCACCAGAAATCACAGACGATGGTGATGGTTTAGTTGAGGCAATGGCAGATTCTACGACTGCACCAATTACAGAAGAGAGCGATCGTCAGGAAGTGGCGATCGCTAACACAACAACTGCGACAAGCAAAAACCGTCATCGCGTTACCCTGCAGGATGAGGTTTACGACAGATTGAAGGAAATCTCTCAGCGTCAAGGCAAGGCGATGACTAATTTGGTGAATGAGGCGCTTTTGGATTATTTGAAGAATCTGTAG
- a CDS encoding outer membrane beta-barrel protein: MKRLLKSLVTISALSSVVVAPIFLSAGQASALPRPTENGTDASYVGVGGSAGLSNGGQKGDAAAVGGNVTARYKLGDTPLSARGQLLWGNETTAIIPQISADLGIAKGTNIYLGAGYSFVEKDGKPSPLGNKDGVALTAGIESEVGNSFMLYGNANLGVDAYKNSPASAFNVSGGVGYRFR; the protein is encoded by the coding sequence ATGAAACGGTTGCTTAAGTCTTTAGTGACAATTTCTGCATTGTCGTCTGTTGTGGTTGCTCCAATTTTTCTCTCGGCGGGTCAAGCTTCTGCTTTGCCTCGACCAACAGAAAACGGTACTGACGCTAGCTATGTTGGTGTTGGTGGTTCTGCTGGTCTGAGCAATGGTGGGCAAAAGGGTGATGCCGCAGCTGTTGGTGGAAATGTCACAGCTCGTTATAAATTAGGAGACACACCTTTGTCTGCACGTGGTCAACTTCTTTGGGGTAATGAAACAACTGCAATCATCCCACAAATTTCCGCAGATTTAGGGATTGCTAAAGGTACCAATATTTATTTAGGTGCTGGTTACTCTTTTGTGGAGAAAGATGGTAAACCAAGTCCGTTGGGCAACAAAGATGGTGTAGCCCTGACTGCTGGTATAGAATCAGAAGTCGGTAATAGCTTTATGCTTTATGGCAACGCTAACTTAGGAGTTGATGCTTACAAAAATAGCCCTGCTTCTGCTTTCAACGTCAGTGGTGGTGTTGGTTATCGTTTTAGATAA
- a CDS encoding DUF6671 family protein produces the protein MNHHPLFSNRVAVLVTMHYKEKVIAPILEQELGIKVVVPQKFNTDSFGTFTREIKRIGTQIEAARLKAETALAMGETLAIASEGTFGPHPASPFLPCNREVVILLDKTNGLEIIGQEISTQTNFSHRIVDSLEQAQDFADAVGFPEHALVVSLSSSPTSQDEMIKGIKTTEELVEAVQLALNSSKDGKVYLETDMRALYNPTRMKNIAASTHDLVRKLNHACPNCSCPGFELVQRIKGLPCAYCHAPTQLTIAAVYKCQKCGFSEHKLFPDELEEADPAQCLYCNP, from the coding sequence ATGAATCACCATCCTCTATTTAGCAACCGAGTAGCAGTACTGGTAACGATGCACTATAAGGAAAAGGTTATTGCTCCTATCCTTGAACAAGAGTTAGGCATCAAAGTTGTAGTCCCCCAAAAATTTAATACTGACTCTTTCGGTACATTTACAAGAGAAATCAAACGGATAGGAACGCAAATCGAAGCAGCAAGGCTAAAAGCAGAAACAGCATTAGCTATGGGTGAAACTTTAGCAATAGCTAGTGAAGGTACATTTGGTCCACACCCTGCTAGCCCATTTCTGCCTTGTAATCGGGAAGTTGTCATTTTATTAGACAAAACAAACGGACTAGAAATTATTGGTCAAGAAATTTCTACTCAAACAAACTTCAGTCATCGGATTGTGGACAGTTTAGAACAAGCGCAAGATTTTGCAGATGCAGTTGGCTTTCCGGAACATGCCCTAGTCGTAAGCTTGAGTTCTTCACCCACAAGTCAAGATGAAATGATCAAAGGTATCAAGACTACAGAGGAACTTGTAGAAGCAGTTCAACTTGCTTTAAACAGTTCCAAAGATGGCAAAGTTTATCTGGAAACGGATATGCGGGCTTTATATAATCCCACAAGGATGAAAAATATTGCTGCATCGACTCATGACTTAGTCAGAAAACTCAATCACGCCTGTCCCAACTGTTCTTGTCCCGGTTTTGAACTAGTTCAAAGAATAAAAGGATTACCTTGCGCGTATTGTCACGCACCCACACAACTCACGATTGCAGCAGTATATAAATGTCAAAAATGTGGATTTTCTGAACATAAGCTATTTCCAGATGAATTAGAAGAGGCAGATCCAGCACAATGTCTGTACTGCAATCCTTAA